A region of Terriglobales bacterium DNA encodes the following proteins:
- a CDS encoding MerR family transcriptional regulator yields the protein MARQKSKTRAVPEVVVPDKLYFRIGEVSRLCRLPAYVLRFWETEFPQLKPAKSSSGQRTYRKREVEMALRIKKLLYEEGFTIAGARQHLRSENKASKGQAALPFAPPKPVAKELRQVRHELKEILGILAARR from the coding sequence ATGGCGCGACAAAAATCCAAAACGCGCGCTGTGCCCGAGGTGGTGGTCCCCGACAAGCTCTACTTCCGCATCGGAGAGGTCTCCCGCCTGTGCAGGCTGCCCGCCTACGTGCTGCGCTTCTGGGAGACGGAGTTTCCGCAACTCAAGCCCGCCAAGAGCTCCAGCGGCCAGCGGACCTATCGCAAACGCGAAGTCGAGATGGCGCTGCGCATCAAGAAGCTGCTCTACGAGGAAGGATTCACCATCGCCGGCGCCCGCCAGCACCTGCGCAGCGAGAATAAGGCCAGCAAGGGACAAGCCGCCCTACCCTTCGCTCCTCCCAAGCCGGTGGCCAAGGAGCTGCGCCAGGTGCGGCATGAGTTGAAAGAAATCCTGGGAATCCTGGCGGCGAGACGGTAG